From the genome of Spinacia oleracea cultivar Varoflay chromosome 2, BTI_SOV_V1, whole genome shotgun sequence, one region includes:
- the LOC110789306 gene encoding uncharacterized protein has protein sequence MSVKSSCLSFYVSLQECFGYCKAFVVGQGKRLMARNEKEATTADLQTAKMQVEAADDADEKKMHIHNSN, from the exons ATGAGTGTGAAAAGTAGTTGCCTCTCCTTCTATGTGTCCCTCCAAGAATGTTTTGGCTATTGCAAAGCCTTTGTTGTTGGCCAG GGTAAAAGATTAATGGCAAGAAACGAGAAGGAAGCAACAACAGCTGATTTACAAACGGCTAAGATGCAAGTGGAAGCGGCAGATGACGCAGATGAGAAGAAAATGCACATTCATAATTCCAACTAA
- the LOC110792883 gene encoding E3 ubiquitin-protein ligase UPL2, which translates to MATLRSSLPSRLRQLFSNEGSFGPSLQIDSETPPKIKAFIDKVIQSPLQDLAIPLSGFRWEYNKGNFHHWRPLFHHFDTYFKAYITQRNDLLLSDAITEDEAPFPKHAVLQILRVMQIILENCHNKGSFDGLEHFKFLLASTDPELLLATLETLSSLVKIPPSKLHVSGKMIGLGSINSCLLSLAQGWGSKEEGLGLYSCVVANEKSQEEGLSLFPSDVQDKDEKSQTRLGSTLYFELHGVSPQRSGESSSDVKSSSSTMIHMPDLHLRKEDDLLLLKQCIEQYNIPIEQRFSLLTRIRYAHAFRSLRSGRLYSRICLLAYIVLVQSNDANDELVSFFANEPEYTNELIKIVRSEEVISGTVRTLAMLALGAQLAAYSSSHDRARMLSGSSINFAGGNRLILLNVLQKAILSLKNSNDPSSLAFIEALLQFYLLHVISTSSSGSIIRGSGMVPTFLPLLEDSDPTHMHLVCYAVKTLQKLMDYSNAAVTLLKDSGGVELLAQRLHIEVQRVIGTAGSDGTWMVLGEGSSSSEDHVYGQKRLIRALLKALGSATYAPTNTSSSQSSHDSTLPSTLALIFSNVGKFGGDIYCSAVTVMSEILHKDPTCFPILHEMGLPDAFLSSVVAGVLPSSKALTCVPSGLGAICLNTKGLEAVKDSSALRFLLEIFTSKKYVVAMNEAIVPLANGVEELLRHVSSLRNTGVDIVIEIINKISSLGEGSSSGSSEKVNESNSMEMDSGEKGSGGESSSSTVTPSDSAGEDITDEHFINLSVFHVMVLIHRTMENSETCRLFVEKSGIDALLKLLLRPSIAQSSEGMAIALHSTMVFKGFTQHHSSPLARAFCSFLRDHLKKALTGFSLVAGSFLLDSKTKLDHGVFSSLFLVEFLLFLAAAKETRWISALLTEFGGDNKDVLEDIGRVHRETLWQIALLEDAKVEVQEGAGSVSASESQQVSSSAGPEEQRVTSFRQLLDPLFRRRMSGWSVESQFFDLINLYRDLGRAGGIQRSTSDSSNLRLGSSQQSRESAGSDTDIALRKEEDKQKIYYSSCCDMVRSLALHIMHLLQELGKSMLQPSRRRDDAINISPSSKAVVSTFASICLGHMNFEGHMSPSGSEASVSSKCRYFGKVVDFIDGILMDRHDSCNPVLLNCLYGQGVVQSVLTTFEATSQLLFTVPASPMETDDGNLKHEKKEESEHLWLYGPLASYGKLMDHLVTSSYILSPFTKHLLVQPLANSNVPFPQDAETFVKVLQSMVLKVVLPVWTHPQFVDCSYEFITSIISIIRHIYSGVEVKNVSSNSSSSRLTGPPPNEAAITTIVDMGFTRARAEEALRQVGANSVELAMEWLFSHQEEVQEDDELARALAMSLGNPGSESKEDAAKESSQQFEEEMAQLPPIDELLLTCVKLLQSKDSLAFPVRDLLMTMCSQNDGQYRPNVISFIIEQIKRCNSVTDRGNSPMLSALFHVLALILHEDAVSRETCLKNGLVELVSDVLWQWDAGSSGGTDTLVPKWVTAAFLAIDRLLQVDQKLNPEVIELLKRNTESSQQKSVVINEDNQNKPLEPSQQRVDFDQQKRLVEVACNCIRKQLPSDTMHAVLQLCATLTRTHSVAVTFLDAGGLPLLLNLPTSSLFSGFDNIASTIIRHILEDPQTLQQAMESEIRHNIVTTTNRQTSGRLTVRNFLVNLTSVISRDPVVFMRAAQSVCQVEMVGDRPYIVLLKDREKDKSKDKEKEKEKTSEKEKPLGPDTKSAPGGLSPMVLGGGQGKLQESKSFKAHKKPPQSFINVIELLLDKVVMFEPPVKDDSLPGASGTQSTTSMDIDVAASKGKGKALASESEENEAQNQDVSASLAKIVFILKLLTEILVTYAASVHVLLRKDVELSSCRSLVQRGPSGCSTGGLFCHILHKFVPSSKRPKKEKKLDGDWKHKLATRAGQFLVAACVRSAESRKRIFTEINSVFSYFVEMSEGFVSPGNEILAFVELLNDVLGARSPTGSNISSEASATFIDVGLVRSLTRTLQVLDLDVGDSLSVVTGLIKALELVTKEHIHSADAHAGKNGNSAKPSDINLLERIDNSSEGVQAMEAASQENDNSVTDARGDSFSVGHMYGGSEAITDDMEHDQDLGGGFAPNEEDYMHDTPEDGRGLENGIDSVGIRFEIQPDGQENLDDDDDDEMSGDDADDGDDDEDDEDEDEQNDLEEDEDHHLPHPDTDQDDQEMDEDEFDEEVLEEEDEDDEDDEEGLILRLEEGINGINVLDHIEVFGRDHSFANETLQVMPVELFGSRRQGRSTSIYNLLGRSDNTVPSQHPLLVESHPSSTLATSRASENTSDLLFSDRNLETASSRLDTIFRSARNGRQSHRFNMWLDDNEPGGGSSSSAIPQGLEELLVSQLRRPDTEKPSDQNKTGVDPEGKVDAGELLPSDTSMRVDTPVESNANNQPSSATIDSSNPENRLGSTLPLQGHNVSGTESLSVDMQFEHNEAVRDVEAVSQESGGSGATLGESLRSLDVEIGSADGHDDGPDRQGSADRMPLGESLGSRTRRNTVSFGSTTPVGVRDTSLHSLSEVAENPSQEAEEGVPVGGQQMVGDGDSSSIDPTFLDALPDELRAEVLSAQQGQGTQPANAEQQNSADIDPEFLAALPPDIRAEVLAQQQAQRIHQSQELEGQPVEMDTVSIIATFPSELREEVLLTSSDAVLANLTPALVAEANMLRERFAHRYHSRTLFGMYPRGRRGESSRRGEGSGLDRAVGTVASSRRSVGAKLLEADGAPLVDTDALKGMIRLIRVVQQVYKGSFQRLLLNLCAHIETRTALVKILMEMLMLDEHKQGNQQNDAEPSYRLFACQSHVMYSRPQFIDGVPPLVSRRVLETLTYLARNHPYVAKILLELRLPHQSHSVSDKADNMRGKALMVVENENAEANDEFHPVALLLGLLNQPLYLRSNAHLEQLLSLLDVIIDNAGSKSSSIKPGLPTPEQQSGSSEAPTTDAEMQTTDSGAASSEANAGSKVDESIVPSVSGSSEAYDAKTVLLSLPQADLRLLCSLLATEGLSDNAYALAADVLKKLVAFTPPHCHLFITELANSVQKLSQSAMEELHSFGEAEGALLHSTSSDGAAILRVLQALSSLVSSVNEKQEDQPNVAGKDRNVALSLVRDINTVLEPLWLELSSCIGRIEVYSDSGLELPSTSLVVKSKPSTASPPLPAGSQNVLPYIESFFVTCEKIYPGQPGTSQDFTVAAVPEVDDASTSASKQQTLGPVSSVDEKRVAFVKFTEKHRKLLNAFIRQNPGLLEKSFSLMIKVPRFIDFDNKRAHFRSKIKHQHDHHHSPLRISVRRAYILEDSYNQLRMRSTQELKGRLTVHFQGEEGIDAGGLTREWYQSLSRVIFDKGALLFTTVGNDSTFQPNPNSVYQTEHLSYFKFVGRVVGKALFDGQLLDVHFTRSFYKHILGVKVTYHDIEAIDPDYYKNLKWMLEHDISEVLDLTFSIDADEEKLILYERTQVTDYELIPGGRNIKVTEENKHQYVDLVAEHRLTTAIRPQINAFLEGFNELIARELISIFNDKELELLISGLPDIDLEDMRANTEYSGYSPASPVIQWFWEVVQGFSKEDKARLLQFVTGTSKVPLEGFSALQGISGAQKFQIHKAYGSQDHLPSAHTCFNQLDLPEYPSKEHLQERLLLAIHEASEGFGFG; encoded by the exons ATGGCTACGTTAAGATCGAGCTTGCCGTCGCGGCTTCGGCAGCTCTTCTCTAATGAAGGATCCTTTGGTCCTTCTCTTCAAATTGATTCTGAGACG CCTCCTAAAATCAAAGCATTTATTGACAAGGTAATTCAGAGTCCACTACAAGACCTGGCAATTCCGCTGTCTGGTTTTCGTTGGGAGTACAACAAG GGGAATTTTCATCATTGGAGGCCACTGTTTCATCATTTTGATACATACTTCAAGGCCTATATAACTCAAAGGAATGACCTCCTCCTCTCCGATGCTATAACTGAAGACGAGGCTCCATTTCCAAAGCATGCAGTTTTGCAGATCTTGAGGGTGATGCAAATCATTCTTGAGAACTGTCACAACAAGGGTTCATTCGATGGTCTAGAG CATTTCAAGTTCTTGCTCGCCTCAACAGACCCCGAACTTCTTTTGGCCACGTTAGAGACTCTTTCTTCTCTTGTGAAAATACCTCCCTCAAAGTTGCATGTAAGTggaaagatgattggacttggCTCTATTAATAGTTGCCTATTGTCTTTAGCTCAGGGATGGGGGAGCAAGGAAGAGGGCCTGGGTTTGTATTCATGTGTTGTGGCAAATGAGAAGAGTCAAGAAGAGGGATTATCTTTGTTTCCCTCAGATGTACAGGACAAAGATGAAAAGTCTCAAACTCGTCTAGGCTCCACCCTGTACTTTGAATTGCATGGGGTTAGTCCCCAAAGAAGCGGTGAAAGCAGTAGTGATGTAAAGTCTTCTAGTTCAACCATGATACATATGCCAGATCTGCATTTACGAAAGGAGGATGATCTTTTGCTTCTTAAGCAATGCATTGAGCAGTATAATATACCAATCGAGCAGAGATTCTCGCTGCTTACAAGAATCAGATATGCTCATGCCTTCCGTTCTCTTAGATCAGGCAGATTGTATAGTAGAATTTGTCTTCTTGCCTATATTGTGCTTGTGCAGTCTAACGATGCGAATGATGAGCTTGTGTCCTTTTTTGCAAATGAGCCTGAATATACCAATGAGTTAATCAAGATAGTTCGTTCTGAGGAAGTTATTTCTGGAACTGTCAGAACACTTGCTATGCTTGCATTGGGAGCTCAATTGGCTGCGTATTCGTCATCCCATGATCGAGCCAGGATGCTGAGTGGTTCAAGCATTAATTTTGCTGGTGGTAACCGATTGATTCTTCTGAATGTACTTCAAAAGGCAATTTTATCACTGAAGAATTCTAATGATCCGTCATCTCTTGCTTTTATTGAGGCACTTCTGCAATTCTATTTGCTTCATGTCATATCTACTTCAAGTTCAGGAAGCATCATTCGTGGCTCAGGAATGGTTCCAACGTTTTTACCTCTTCTGGAGGATTCTGATCCTACACATATGCACCTTGTATGTTATGCTGTCAAAACACTTCAGAAGCTTATGGATTACAGTAATGCAGCTGTTACCCTTTTGAAAGATTCGGGAGGGGTTGAACTTTTAGCCCAGAGACTGCATATAGAGGTTCAGAGAGTTATTGGTACAGCAGGTTCAGATGGTACATGGATGGTTTTGGGCGAGGGTTCAAGCTCTTCCGAGGATCATGTGTACGGTCAGAAGAGGCTCATTAGGGCTTTGTTGAAGGCTCTTGGATCAGCAACCTACGCTCCTACAAACACTTCCAGCTCCCAGAGTTCTCATGATAGTACTTTGCCATCCACTTTGGCTTTGATATTTAGTAATGTTGGGAAGTTTGGAGGTGACATTTATTGCTCTGCTGTTACTGTTATGAGCGAAATTCTCCATAAAGACCCTACTTGTTTCCCTATTTTACATGAAATGGGTCTTCCAGATGCATTTTTATCTTCAGTTGTTGCTGGCGTACTTCCTTCTTCGAAAGCTCTCACTTGTGTGCCTAGTGGCTTGGGTGCCATTTGCCTTAATACCAAAGGTCTGGAGGCAGTAAAAGACTCTTCTGCATTGCGTTTCCTTCTTGAAATTTtcacaagcaagaaatatgTTGTGGCTATGAATGAAGCAATTGTTCCTTTGGCAAATGGCGTGGAAGAGCTGCTGCGTCATGTGTCCTCACTCAGAAACACTGGGGTTGATATTGTTATTGAGattatcaacaaaatttcatctTTAGGGGAGGGAAGTTCGTCAGGGTCATCCGAGAAGGTCAATGAGAGTAATTCTATGGAAATGGATTCTGGAGAGAAAGGAAGTggaggcgaaagctcttccagtACAGTCACTCCGTCTGATTCAGCTGGGGAGGATATTACAGACGAGCATTTCATTAACTTGAGCGTATTTCATGTAATGGTGTTGATTCACAGGACAATGGAGAATTCAGAAACTTGTAGGTTGTTTGTTGAGAAGTCTGGTATTGATGCTTTATTGAAGCTTTTGCTCCGACCTAGTATTGCCCAATCCTCCGAGGGAATGGCTATTGCTTTGCACAGCACTATGGTTTTCAAGGGGTTTACTCAGCATCACTCTTCTCCACTAGCTCGTGCTTTCTGTTCATTTTTGAGGGATCATTTAAAGAAAGCTTTGACTGGATTTAGTCTGGTTGCAGGGTCATTTTTGTTGGATTCTAAGACTAAACTTGACCATGGGGTTTTCTCTTCATTATTTCTTGTAGAATTTCTTCTGTTTCTTGCTGCTGCAAAAGAAACTAGGTGGATATCTGCATTGCTTACGGAATTTGGTGGTGATAACAAGGATGTATTAGAGGATATTGGGAGAGTGCATCGTGAAACATTATGGCAGATTGCACTTCTTGAGGATGCTAAAGTTGAAGTACAAGAAGGTGCAGGTTCTGTTTCTGCATCAGAATCACAGCAGGTATCTAGTTCTGCTGGGCCTGAGGAACAGAGAGTCACATCTTTTAGGCAATTGCTTGATCCACTGTTCAGAAGAAGGATGTCAGGGTGGAGCGTAGAGTCCCAGTTTTTTGATCTTATAAATCTGTATAGAGATCTTGGCCGTGCAGGTGGTATTCAGAGAAGTACTTCTGATAGTTCAAACCTTCGTCTGGGAAGCAGCCAGCAGTCACGTGAATCAGCTGGTTCAGATACTGATATTGCTCTTAGAAAGGAAGAGGACAAgcagaaaatttattattcatctTGTTGCGACATGGTCAGATCACTCGCGTTACACATTATGCATCTGCTTCAAGAGTTGGGCAAGTCAATGCTGCAGCCGTCTAGGCGGCGTGATGATGCCATTAATATTTCACCTTCTTCTAAAGCTGTAGTTTCTACCTTTGCTTCCATCTGCTTGGGACACATGAACTTTGAGGGACATATGAGTCCTTCTGGATCTGAGGCATCAGTATCCAGCAAGTGCCGCTACTTTGGCAAGGTTGTGGATTTCATCGATGGTATCTTAATGGACAGGCATGATTCTTGTAATCCTGTGCTATTAAATTGCTTGTATGGGCAAGGTGTTGTTCAGTCAGTGTTGACTACGTTTGAAGCTACGAGCCAATTGTTGTTCACTGTTCCTGCATCACCTATGGAGACTGATGATGGAAACCTGAAACATGAGAAAAAGGAAGAGTCTGAACACTTATGGCTCTATGGACCTCTTGCTAGCTACGGCAAGCTAATGGATCACTTGGTGACCTCATCATATATACTGTCTCCCTTTACAAAACACTTGCTTGTGCAGCCTTTAGCTAATAGCAATGTTCCATTTCCCCAAGATGCTGAGACATTTGTGAAGGTTCTACAGTCTATGGTCCTGAAGGTTGTGCTTCCAGTGTGGACCCACCCACAGTTTGTTGATTGCAGCTACGAATTTATTACTTCAATTATCTCTATTATTCGGCATATTTATTCTGGAGTTGAAGTGAAAAATGTCAGTAGCAATAGTAGCAGCAGTAGATTAACAGGTCCACCTCCAAATGAAGCAGCTATCACAACAATAGTAGATATGGGATTTACAAGGGCCAGGGCCGAAGAAGCTCTGAGGCAAGTTGGAGCCAACAGTGTTGAGTTGGCAATGGAGTGGCTGTTCAGTCATCAAGAGGAAGTCCAAGAAGATGATGAGCTTGCTCGTGCACTTGCTATGTCTCTTGGAAACCCAGGGTCAGAATCAAAAGAAGATGCTGCAAAAGAAAGCAGTCAGCAATTTGAAGAGGAGATGGCACAACTTCCACCAATTGATGAACTATTGTTGACTTGTGTAAAGCTTTTACAATCAAAGGATTCTCTTGCATTTCCAGTCCGAGACTTGCTCATGACAATGTGCTCCCAGAACGATGGTCAATACAGACCTAATGTTATTTCCTTTATTATTGAACAGATAAAGCGTTGTAACTCTGTAACTGATCGTGGTAATAGCCCTATGTTGTCTGCATTGTTTCACGTTCTTGCTTTGATTCTTCATGAAGATGCCGTGTCCCGAGAAACTTGTCTAAAAAATGGCTTGGTAGAGCTCGTCTCTGATGtattgtggcaatgggatgCTGGGTCATCTGGTGGGACAGATACACTTGTTCCGAAATGGGTAACAGCTGCCTTTCTTGCTATTGATCGCTTGTTACAAGTTGATCAGAAGCTGAATCCCGAGGTTATTGAATTGTTGAAGAGAAACACTGAAAGCAGCCAGCAGAAATCAGTTGTTATTAATGAAGATAATCAAAACAAGCCGCTGGAACCATCACAACAGCGTGTTGATTTTGACCAGCAGAAGAGGCTTGTTGAGGTTGCTTGTAATTGTATCAGGAAGCAACTGCCCTCAGATACGATGCATGCTGTTCTCCAGCTATGTGCGACACTTACCCGAACCCATTCTGTTGCTGTTACTTTTCTTGATGCTGGGGGTCTACCTTTGCTTCTCAATCTACCGACGAGCAGTCTTTTCTCTGGGTTTGACAATATTGCATCTACTATCATCCGTCATATTCTTGAAGATCCACAGACTCTTCAGCAGGCAATGGAGTCTGAGATCCGTCACAATATTGTTACTACAACAAACAGACAAACGAGTGGAAGGCTTACCGTCCGCAACTTTTTGGTAAATTTGACATCTGTTATATCTAGAGACCCAGTAGTGTTCATGCGCGCTGCTCAGTCTGTTTGTCAAGTTGAGATGGTAGGTGACAGGCCGTATATTGTCTTGTTAAAAGATCGTGAGAAAGATAAATCTAAGGACAAggagaaagaaaaggaaaaaacatcTGAGAAGGAGAAACCATTGGGTCCTGATACAAAGTCTGCTCCTGGTGGTCTTTCACCTATGGTGTTGGGAGGTGGGCAAGGGAAGCTTCAGGAGTCCAAGAGTTTTAAGGCTCACAAGAAACCTCCTCAAAGCTTCATCAATGTGATTGAACTTCTCCTGGATAAAGTGGTAATGTTTGAACCCCCTGTAAAAGATGATTCCTTGCCTGGAGCTTCGGGTACACAGTCAACAACTAGCATGGACATTGATGTAGCTGCTAgtaaaggaaaaggaaaggctCTTGCGAGTGAATCTGAAGAAAATGAAGCTCAAAACCAGGATGTTTCTGCTTCACTGGCCAAAATTGTATTTATCTTGAAGCTTCTGACAGAGATTCTTGTCACATATGCTGCTTCTGTTCATGTCTTACTGCGGAAGGATGTTGAACTGAGTAGCTGCAGGAGTTTGGTACAGCGAGGCCCTTCTGGATGCAGCACTGGTGGATTATTTTGCCATATTCTGCACAAATTTGTCCCCTCTTCTAAAAgacccaaaaaagaaaaaaaattagatgGTGACTGGAAACACAAGCTGGCAACCAGGGCTGGTCAATTTTTGGTAGCTGCTTGTGTTCGTTCTGCTGAGTCCAGGAAGAGAATTTTCACAGAGATCAATTCAGTTTTCAGTTactttgttgaaatgtctgagGGTTTCGTTTCACCAGGCAATGAAATTTTGGCGTTTGTTGAACTTCTAAATGATGTACTAGGTGCGCGATCCCCAACTGGTTCCAATATCTCTTCAGAAGCTTCTGCTACTTTCATTGATGTTGGTCTAGTTAGATCACTGACTAGAACCCTACAAGTGCTGGACCTTGACGTTGGTGACTCATTAAGTGTTGTTACTGGACTCATCAAAGCATTAGAATTGGTAACCAAGGAACATATTCATTCTGCTGATGCACATGCAGGAAAGAATGGAAACTCTGCCAAGCCTTCTGATATTAATTTGCTCGAGAGAATTGACAATAGTAGTGAGGGTGTGCAAGCTATGGAAGCTGCTTCTCAAGAGAATGATAACTCTGTCACTGATGCCCGAGGCGATTCTTTTAGTGTTGGGCATATGTATGGTGGCTCTGAGGCAATAACAGATGATATGGAGCATGATCAAGATCTTGGTGGAGGTTTTGCTCCGAATGAAGAAGATTACATGCATGACACACCTGAGGATGGAAGGGGTCTTGAGAATGGGATTGACAGTGTGGGGATCAGATTTGAAATTCAACCAGATGGGCAAGAAAACCTAgacgacgatgatgatgatgagatgTCTGGAGATGATGCAGATGATGGAGATGATGATGAAGACGACGAGGATGAAGATGAGCAAAATGATttagaagaagatgaagatcaCCATCTACCCCATCCAGATACTGACCAGGACGACCAGGAGATGGATGAAGATGAGTTTGACGAAGAAGTACTGGAGGAagaggatgaggatgatgagGATGATGAAGAAGGACTCATACTCCGGCTGGAGGAAGGTATCAATGGGATTAATGTGCTTGATCACATAGAAGTTTTTGGTAGAGATCACAGTTTTGCTAATGAAACTCTGCAAGTGATGCCCGTTGAGCTGTTTGGCTCTAGGCGCCAAGGGCGTTCTACGTCCATATACAACCTTCTTGGGAGAAGTGATAACACTGTGCCGTCTCAACATCCACTCCTCGTTGAGTCACATCCCTCATCAACTTTGGCAACTTCTAGAGCTTCAG AAAATACAAGTGATTTACTATTTTCTGATAGAAATTTGGAAACTGCTTCATCCCGACTGGACACTATATTTCGTTCTGCGCGAAATGGACGACAGAGTCATAGATTTAACATGTGGCTTGATGATAATGAGCCAGGTGGTGGTTCAAGTTCGTCTGCCATTCCCCAAGGCTTAGAGGAGTTACTGGTGTCACAGCTGAGGAGGCCAGACACTGAGAAACCTTCTGATCAGAACAAGACCGGTGTTGACCCTGAGGGTAAGGTTGACGCTGGTGAACTGCTACCATCAGACACGAGTATGAGAGTAGACACTCCAGTTGAGAGTAATGCAAATAACCAACCATCTTCTGCAACTATAGACAGCTCTAATCCTGAAAATAGATTGGGGTCAACCCTGCCTCTTCAAGGACATAATGTGTCAGGTACTGAGTCTTTGTCTGTTGATATGCAATTTGAGCATAATGAAGCTGTTCGAGATGTTGAGGCAGTGAGCCAAGAAAGTGGTGGAAGTGGGGCAACTCTGGGAGAAAGTCTTCGTAGCTTAGATGTTGAAATTGGGAGCGCTGATGGTCATGATGATGGACCAGACAGGCAAGGCTCTGCTGACAGAATGCCTTTAGGTGAGTCACTTGGAAGTCGGACAAGGAGAAACACTGTTTCATTTGGGTCGACTACCCCAGTTGGTGTCAGGGATACATCACTTCATAGTTTAAGTGAAGTTGCAGAAAACCCTAGTCAGGAGGCTGAAGAAGGTGTTCCAGTGGGTGGGCAGCAAATGGTGGGGgatggtgattctagttcaattGATCCTACTTTCCTTGATGCTCTTCCAGATGAGTTGCGAGCTGAAGTTCTGTCCGCTCAGCAAGGTCAAGGAACCCAGCCTGCGAATGCTGAGCAGCAGAACTCTGCAGATATTGATCCTGAATTCCTTGCAGCACTTCCCCCGGATATTCGAGCAGAAGTTCTTGCGCAGCAGCAGGCACAGAGGATTCATCAATCCCAAGAGCTGGAGGGGCAACCTGTAGAGATGGATACTGTGTCAATAATTGCTACCTTCCCTTCAGAACTTAGAGAAGAG GTTCTTTTAACATCATCTGATGCTGTGCTGGCAAATCTTACTCCTGCTCTTGTTGCCGAGGCAAACATGTTGCGTGAAAGGTTTGCACATCGTTATCACAGTCGCACACTTTTTGGTATGTACCCAAGAGGCCGAAGAGGCGAGTCTTCTAGAAGAGGTGAAGGATCAGGCCTGGACAGAGCTGTTGGAACTGTTGCTTCTTCACGCCGCTCTGTTGGAGCTAAACTACTCGAAGCTGATGGTGCTCCCTTAGTTGATACCGATGCTCTGAAGGGCATGATTCGGTTAATACGTGTTGTTCAG CAAGTCTACAAAGGTTCTTTTCAGAGACTTCTTTTGAATCTGTGTGCACATATCGAGACCAGGACTGCATTAGTCAAAATTTTGATGGAGATGCTGATGCTTGATGAGCATAAGCAGGGAAATCAGCAAAATGATGCGGAACCGTCATATCGGCTTTTTGCTTGCCAAAGCCATGTAATGTATTCTCGTCCTCAGTTCATTGACG GAGTTCCTCCTTTGGTTTCTCGGCGAGTTCTTGAAACTCTTACCTATCTGGCACGAAATCATCCTTATGTTGCCAAGATCCTGCTCGAGCTCAGACTGCCGCATCAGTCTCATTCTGTGTCTGATAAAGCAGATAACATGCGTGGTAAAGCGTTGATGGTTGTTGAAAATGAAAATGCTGAGGCAAATGACGAGTTTCATCCTGTTGCACTGTTATTGGGTCTTTTGAATCAACCTCTTTATTTAAGGAGCAATGCACACCTAGAACAG CTTTTAAGTCTACTGGATGTTATAATTGACAATGCTGGAAGCAAGTCTAGTTCAATTAAACCTGGATTACCTACTCCAGAGCAGCAATCTGGCTCTTCTGAGGCACCTACGACAGATGCTGAGATGCAAACTACTGATTCAGGTGCAGCTTCTTCTGAAGCCAATGCAGGTTCTAAAGTCGATGAATCTATTGTACCGTCAGTATCTGGTTCAAGTGAGGCATATGATGCTAAGACCGTGTTGCTTAGCCTTCCACAAGCTGATCTCAGGCTATTATGTTCTTTACTCGCAACAGAAGG TTTGTCAGATAATGCTTATGCACTAGCTGCTGACGTCCTGAAGAAGTTGGTGGCCTTTACCCCACCTCATTGTCATCTATTCATCACTGAGTTGGCAAACTCAGTGCAAAAACTAAGTCAGTCTGCTATGGAAGAGTTGCATTCCTTTGGGGAGGCTGAAGGAGCTCTCTTACATtctacttcttctgatggagcAGCGATACTGAGAGTGTTACAGGCTCTTAGCTCTCTTGTTTCCTCTGTGAACGAGAAGCAAGAAGATCAGCCGAATGTTGCTGGAAAGGATCGAAATGTTGCCCTTTCTCTTGTTAGGGATATCAATACTGTTCTGGAACCGTTATGGCTGGAGCTGAGCAGTTGTATAGGCAGAATAGAGGTGTATTCTGATTCTGGCCTTGAACTCCCTTCTACATCTTTAGTTGTCAAATCAAAGCCTTCTACTGCAAGCCCACCTCTTCCTGCTGGCAGCCAAAATGTCCTACCCTATATCGAGTCTTTCTTTGTGACATGTGAGAAAATTTACCCTGGACAGCCTGGTACAAGTCAGGATTTCACTGTTGCAGCTGTTCCAGAAGTAGATGATGCAAGTACTTCTGCCAGCAAGCAGCAGACATTAGGGCCCGTCTCAAGTGTTGACGAGAAGCGTGTTGCTTTTGTGAAGTTCACTGAGAAGCATCGGAAACTACTGAATGCTTTTATTCGGCAGAACCCTGGGCTGCTTGAAAAGTCCTTTTCCTTGATGATAAAGGTTCCTCGTTTCATTGATTTTGATAACAAACGTGCTCACTTCAGATCAAAGATAAAGCATCAACATGACCATCATCATAGCCCTTTGAGGATTTCAGTGAGAAGAGCATACATTCTTGAAGATTCATACAATCAACTGCGCATGAGGTCTACCCAAGAGTTGAAGGGGAGGTTGACTGTGCATTTTCAGGGAGAAGAAGGTATTGATGCTGGAGGGCTTACTAGGGAATGGTATCAATCATTGTCCCGTGTTATCTTTGATAAAGGTGCATTGTTGTTCACTACCGTGGGCAATGATTCTACCTTTCAGCCCAACCCAAATTCTGTGTATCAAACTGAGCATCTCTCGTACTTCAAGTTCGTCGGGCGAGTT GTTGGCAAAGCACTTTTCGATGGCCAGCTTTTGGATGTTCACTTCACTCGCTCATTTTACAAGCATATCCTTGGTGTAAAAGTTACTTATCATGACATAGAAGCCATTGATCCAGATTACTACAAGAATCTTAAATGGATGCTTGAG CATGATATAAGCGAAGTGCTAGATCTTACTTTCAGCATCGATGCTGATGAGGAGAAGCTGATATTATATGAAAGGACACAG GTGACGGATTATGAGTTAATTCCTGGTGGACGAAACATAAAAGTCACAGAGGAGAATAAACATCAATATGTTGATTTAGTTGCGGAGCACAGATTGACGACTGCAATTCGACCTCAAATTAATGCTTTCTTGGAAGGCTTCAATGAGTTGATTGCTCGAGAACTCATATCCATTTTTAATGATAAAGAACTTGAATTATTAATAAGTGGTCTTCCTGATATTGATT TGGAGGATATGAGAGCCAATACCGAATACTCTGGTTACAGTCCTGCATCTCCAGTTATCCAATGGTTCTGGGAGGTTGTCCAGGGATTTAGCAAGGAAGATAAGGCACGCCTACTGCAGTTCGTTACAGGCACTTCAAAG